From the genome of Agromyces intestinalis:
GGTCCTCGGCATCGAGCCGTACTTCACCCGCGAGGGTCCCGAGGGGCGGCCCGCCTACGTCGAGTTCCGCATCGGCGATCACCAGCAGGAGCTCGGCTTCATCGACCGCCGATTCGCGCCGGCATCGTTCGCGACCCCCGCTCGGAACGACGACCCGGCGGCCCCGGCCGGCGCCGTCATCCACTGGCACGTGAACGACCTCGAGTCCGCTGTCGCCAGGCTGCTCGACCTCGGCGCATCCGTGCTCGATCCCATCACCCCGCGAGGCGAGGGGTTCGTCACCGCTTCGGTCGTCGATCCATTCGGCAACGTGCTCGGCGTGATGACGAACGTGCACTACCTGCACATGCTCGACTCCTGAGGGCCGGCCATGATACCTTGCGGTTCTAGATACCTTGCAGTGCGGGGTATCTAGAACCACGAGGCATCCGTACGACGCACCCCCGGAGGCACCCCATGCGCATCGGCAAAGACCTGGTCGCGGCCGCCGCGACGCCCGTCGTTCTCGGCATCCTGGCCGAGGGCGACTCCTACGGCTACGCGATCCTGCAGCGCATCACCGAGCTGTCCGACGGCGAGCTGCAGTGGAGCGACGGCATGCTCTACCCGCTGCTGCACCGCCTCGAGCGCCTCGGCCACGTCGACAGCGAGTGGAAGCAGTCCGACGCCGGTCGCCCGCGCAAGCACTACCGCCTGAGTGCGCAGGGCGCCGCCGCCCTCGCCGACCAGCGTCGGCAGTGGGCGGTCGTGGGCGAGGTGCTCGGCAAGGTGTGGGACGGCCGCGACCCGGGCGCGCGCTTCGCCCTGGGGGGTGCGTGACCATGGCGACCGACGAGCGGCACGAGCTCGACGAGCTCATCTCGTCGTGGCGCGACTGGGTCAGCGCCGGCGACTCCCTCACGTCGCAGGACATGGACGAACTCGAAGGCCACCTCCGCGACCGGGTCGACGCGTTCCGCAGCGCGGGCCTCTCCGACGACGAGGCGTTCCTCATCGCGGTGAAGCGACTCGGAGCCGTCGACGAGCTCTCGCGCGAGTACGCCCGCGAGCACTCCGAGCGACTCTGGAAGCAGCTCGTCCTCTCCGACGGCGACGCCTCGCGCGGGCCCACGAGTTCGGATGCCTCGGACGAGGCGCGCGATCGAGCGACCCGGCCACGAGGCATCCGCTCGCTCTGGGTCGCGCTCGGGCTCGGCGTCGGCGCCGGGCTCGCGGTGAAGGCGCCCGAAGCGTTCGGCCTCGACGTCGCCGACGACCCCGCGTTCTTCGTGCGGAACTGGTCGCTGCTCGTCCTGCCCTTCGTCGCCGCCTACTTCGTCTGGCGGCGTGCCCTCGGCGTCGGCGCGACCGCCGTCGTCGCCGGTGCCTTCGCACTCGTGGCGATCATCCTCAACGTCTCCCCGTTCGACTCGACCGCGGCGATGGAAGCGTTCGGCGCGCCCGTCGCGGCGACCGAACTGCTTGCCTCGGTGCACGCGGTCGTCGTGCTCTGGCTCGCCGTCGGCCTCGCCTACGCCGACGGCGACTGGCGCTCGGGGCGGGCCCGCATGGACTTCGTCCGCTTCAGCGGCGAGTGGTTCGTCTACTACCTGCTCATCGCGCTCGGGGGGGGCCGGGCTCACCGCCCTGACCGTCGGCGTCTTCTCGTCGATCGGCGTCGACATCACGTGGTTCGTCAACGAATGGGTCATCCCGTGCGGCGCCGCCGGCGCGGTGCTCGTCGCCGCCTGGCTCGTCGAGGCGAAGCAGCGGGTGATCGAGAACATCGCGCCCGTGCTCACGAAGGTCTTCACGCCGCTCTTCACGCTGATGATGCTCGCGCTCATCGTCGCCGCGATCCTGCAGTGGAACCTCGTCGACGCGAGCCGCGACCTGCTCATCGCGTTCGACCTCGTGCTCGTGGTCGTGCTCGCGCTGCTCGTCTACTCGTACTCGGCGCGCGACCCGCTGCTTCGGCCCGGATGGTTCGACCGACTGCAGCTCGTCATGCTCGCCAGCGCGCTCATTATCGACGCCCTCGTGCTCGTCGCGATGATCGCGCGCACCGGCGAGTTCGGATGGAGCGCCAACAAGACGGCCTCGCTCGGGCTCAACCTCATCCTGCTGGCGAATCTCGCCTGGGCGGCCTGGCTGCAGCTCGGGTTCCTTCGCGGGCGACGGCCGTTCGCGGCGCTCGAGCGCTGGCAGACCGCCTACCTGCCGGTCTACCTCGCGTGGGCGCTGGTCGTGGTGGTCGTCTTCCCGCCGCTGTTCGCGTTCGAGTGACGCGCGGCCGCTTCCGCTGCCCCTCCTCCTTGTGCCGGGGACGCTCGTCGCCGCACCCCTCCCCGCCGGGGACGCTCGTTGCCGCACCCCTCCCGCGCCGGGGACGCTCGTCGCCGCACCCCTCCCGCGCCGGGGACGCTCGTCGCCGCACCCCTCCCCGCCGGGGACGCTCGTTGCCGCTTCGACCCCGGCGACCCGACAACGAGCGACCCCGACGACGTCATCCGCTCCATCCGCGCTCGATGAGGGCGAGGCGCGTGCGCTCCACGATCTCGGCTGCCGTCGTCGCCTTCGTGACGCGGATCACGCGCCAGCCGTCCTCGATCAGATCGTTGAGACGGTCGACGTCGGTGTGCCACTGCTTCACGTCGGTGAGATGGTGCTCGCCCTCGTACTCGACGAGCACCTTCCATTGGCGGAACACGAGATCACCGCGAGTCCGCCGACCGCGGCGCAGGACGATGACACCGTTCGGCTCGGGCTCCGGCAGACCCGCCCGCACGAGGACGAGCCGGGTCGTCGTCTCCCGTGCCGAGTACACCTCGGCCCGCAGTTCGAGCCGGGCGCGATGCAGCCGGTCTGCGCCGGTTCGGGCACCATACCGCGCGATTGCAGCATCGATCTCCGAGGTCGTCGCGATCGGATACGGCAGCCCGAGCAGGCGGTCTCCGGCGACGATCAGTTCGTCGACGGACGATTGCGAGGCCAGCGAACACCAGGTGTCGGCCGGCGAGAATGCGATCAGTCCGTGAACACGGCGGATCGCCACGTTCACGGACGTCTTGTGCCCGGCGATGCCCGAAGCTCTCGGGGCGCGCCGGCCACCGCGCGCCGTGACATGCAATCGCGCATCCTGTTGGAGTCGCAACGGCAGCGGCATCCCGTGCAATCGGGCCGCCGTCGCGTGCGAGAAGGCGTGCGTGGGCGACATGATGACGGCGTATTCGGCGCATCGCCGCTCGAACGACTCGGGCATTCCGACGACGGTGCGCACACCCCGGTAGGGGGCATGCAGGTCGGTCGCGCGCATCCTCCTCCGCGACGCTCCCGCCGCGAGAGCATCCGCGACCGCGAACGGGAAGACATCGAATCCGTCAGGCAATGGCAGAGGACGTGGCATCCGCCCAGCATCGAAGCTACCCGAGGCACCCTGGCCCGCGGCGGCATCGATTGTGGAGCATCCGCGTTCTCCACGGTCGCCGCGCGGAGTACTCGCGTCGACCCCGCCCACGCCGAAGACGACCCGTGCGGGGACGCTCGTGGTCGCTCGCCCGAGCCGCAAACGACGAGAAGCGTCCCCGCGGGAATGGTGTGGGCGGCCGCGCCGAACGGCACCACCGCGCCGGGGACGCTGGTTGTCGCGCAGCGCGCTCCTGAGCGACCACGAGCGTCCCCGACGCGGGAGCGCGGGAGCGCGGGAGCGCGGGAGCGCGCTCAGCGCGCGGCGAGCTTCTGGATGAACCGCGTCTGCGCGACGATCATGCGCTCGATCTCCTTCGGGTCGACCGACTCGTCGGACGCGTGGATGCGCGCCTTCGCGGTGTCCTCCGCACCCCACAGGATGATCGCGGCTCCGGGCGACACCTTCTGCAGCGACGCCACGAGCGGAATCGACGCGCCGCTGCCGATGAGCTCGACCGGCGCGCCGTACGCCTCCTCGAGCGCACCCTCGGCGGCGACGATCGCGGGGTGCGACTCGTCGACCGCGAACGCGTGGCCGACCTTGACCCGTTCGACCTCGACCTCGACGTTCCACGGCCGCTGCGAGCGCAGGTGGGTCATCAGCGCCTCGAGCTGGCCCTCGCCGTCGCTGCCGGGCACGATGCGCATCGACAGCTTCGCGGTGACCTGCGGCAGCAGCACGTTCGAGGCCTCCTGCGTGTTCGGCACGTCCATGCCGAGCACGGTCACGCTGGGTTTGGCCCACAGCCGGTCGCTGAGCGAGCCCGTGCCGAGGAATTCGACGCCGGGCAGGATGGCCGACCCGTCGCGGTAGACCTGCTCGTCCATCTCGGCGCCGGGCCACGACGCCCCGACCCCGTCGACGCCGGGGAACACGGTGTCGCCGTGCTCGTCGTGCAGCGTGTCGAGGATGCGGATCATGGCGGTGAGCGCGTCGGGCGCCGCACCGCCGAACAGACCCGAGTGCACGGGGTTCGCGAGCGTGCGCACCGTGACCGTGCACGCGACGTCGCCGCGCAGCGCGGTCGTGAGGCCCGGCTTGCCGACCTCTTGCGGGCCGATGTCGCCGATCACGTACGCGTCGGCGGCGAACCGTTCGGGGTTGGCCTCGACGAACGCCTCGAGGTGAGAGATCGTCTCCTCCTCGCCCTCCACGAGCAGTTTGATGCGGCAGGGTCGGTCGGGTCCGAGCAGCTTCAGCGTGCCGTAGTGCATGACGAGGCCCGACTTGTCGTCGGCCGCGCCGCGACCGTAGATGCGTCCGTCGTCCTTGGTGACGGGTTCGAACGGCTCGCTCGTCCAGCCCTGCTCCTTCGGCGCCGGCTGCACGTCGTAGTGCGCGTAGAGCAGCACGGTCGGCGACCCCTCGGGCCCGGGCAGGTCGGCGTAGACGCACGGGTAGCCGTCGGGCACGTCGAGCAGCGCGACGTCGGTCGCGCCGGCCGCGGTGAACAGGTCGACGACGGCCTGCCCCATCTCGTGCACGGGCGCGGGGTCGAACCCCGGGAACGCGACCGACGGGATGCGCACGAGCGCCTCGAGGCGCTCGATCACCTCGGGCATGAGCGCGGCCGCCCGCGCGGCGAGGTCGGAGGTGTCGGTCATTTCGGCTTCCTTCTTCCTGATCGGATGCGACGGGCCTTCGTGCCCGGATGCGACGGGTCGGCGCCGCTCAGACGACGAGCTGGACGAGCAGGCCCACGACCACCACGGTCACCCACGACACCAGCATCGGGATCGTGAACGAGTGCCACACCGGCACCTGGGTGAGCTTCGTGGAGCCGGTGAGGTCGG
Proteins encoded in this window:
- a CDS encoding VOC family protein; the encoded protein is MLRGIATVNVYVEDPAAAADWYAEVLGIEPYFTREGPEGRPAYVEFRIGDHQQELGFIDRRFAPASFATPARNDDPAAPAGAVIHWHVNDLESAVARLLDLGASVLDPITPRGEGFVTASVVDPFGNVLGVMTNVHYLHMLDS
- a CDS encoding PadR family transcriptional regulator, with the protein product MRIGKDLVAAAATPVVLGILAEGDSYGYAILQRITELSDGELQWSDGMLYPLLHRLERLGHVDSEWKQSDAGRPRKHYRLSAQGAAALADQRRQWAVVGEVLGKVWDGRDPGARFALGGA
- a CDS encoding M20/M25/M40 family metallo-hydrolase; protein product: MTDTSDLAARAAALMPEVIERLEALVRIPSVAFPGFDPAPVHEMGQAVVDLFTAAGATDVALLDVPDGYPCVYADLPGPEGSPTVLLYAHYDVQPAPKEQGWTSEPFEPVTKDDGRIYGRGAADDKSGLVMHYGTLKLLGPDRPCRIKLLVEGEEETISHLEAFVEANPERFAADAYVIGDIGPQEVGKPGLTTALRGDVACTVTVRTLANPVHSGLFGGAAPDALTAMIRILDTLHDEHGDTVFPGVDGVGASWPGAEMDEQVYRDGSAILPGVEFLGTGSLSDRLWAKPSVTVLGMDVPNTQEASNVLLPQVTAKLSMRIVPGSDGEGQLEALMTHLRSQRPWNVEVEVERVKVGHAFAVDESHPAIVAAEGALEEAYGAPVELIGSGASIPLVASLQKVSPGAAIILWGAEDTAKARIHASDESVDPKEIERMIVAQTRFIQKLAAR